The Halalkalibacter krulwichiae genome has a segment encoding these proteins:
- a CDS encoding YusW family protein yields MRKFGYMVIGGVFTLIISMGLITFADTSSSVELELSNDNDKDLAEVVEVQQVNESPVILTGPLEEEEETTQLSDEQDREHISEPKSFLKELEKLEVKLESDQTKIEIKQERKKNNIKSEVEIELKNEKMKLKDQRAEEFLEELFATIEIESNKDLEKIADQLLNEFQMNPHAVEIELKVKNLDGRKYKLEIEN; encoded by the coding sequence ATGCGAAAATTTGGCTACATGGTGATTGGCGGAGTGTTTACTTTAATTATTTCAATGGGACTGATTACATTTGCAGATACAAGTAGTTCAGTAGAATTAGAGTTGAGCAATGATAATGATAAGGATCTTGCAGAAGTGGTTGAAGTACAGCAAGTCAATGAATCACCTGTAATTCTTACTGGACCTTTAGAAGAAGAAGAAGAAACGACTCAACTTTCAGACGAGCAAGACAGAGAACATATTTCAGAGCCTAAATCTTTTCTAAAAGAATTAGAAAAATTAGAAGTTAAATTAGAAAGTGATCAAACGAAAATTGAAATTAAACAAGAGAGAAAAAAGAATAATATCAAGTCCGAGGTAGAGATAGAATTAAAAAATGAAAAAATGAAATTAAAAGATCAAAGGGCAGAGGAGTTTCTTGAAGAGCTTTTTGCTACGATTGAGATCGAATCCAATAAGGATTTAGAGAAAATAGCAGATCAACTTCTTAACGAGTTTCAAATGAACCCCCACGCTGTGGAGATCGAGTTGAAAGTAAAGAACTTAGACGGTAGAAAATATAAATTAGAAATAGAAAATTAG
- a CDS encoding transposase — protein sequence MKSIFAILIVVIPLMMWVIERKWIRARTLFNVLAYFSTIIFGYIITTTIYEVLSLQEVFMTSIHGILLNQLFLVTGAYIGSYFLYRIVIVTLHDF from the coding sequence ATGAAAAGTATTTTTGCTATATTGATTGTGGTCATTCCTCTTATGATGTGGGTAATTGAACGGAAATGGATTCGAGCTAGGACTCTATTTAATGTATTAGCATACTTCTCTACTATCATTTTTGGTTATATTATCACAACAACCATTTATGAAGTTTTGAGTTTGCAAGAGGTTTTTATGACAAGTATTCATGGGATTCTTCTTAATCAGCTTTTTTTAGTTACAGGAGCCTATATAGGTTCTTATTTTCTATATCGTATCGTCATTGTCACTTTGCATGATTTTTAG
- a CDS encoding HPr family phosphocarrier protein, translating into MKVKVIKPLLADSACLLINKAREFPEEISIKKRQLSVDAKNLLDLLSISLEIGDIIEIQIIGSRKDEITNALLATGVFERLN; encoded by the coding sequence ATGAAAGTAAAAGTGATAAAGCCACTCCTAGCGGATTCGGCTTGTCTTCTTATTAATAAAGCTAGAGAATTTCCTGAAGAGATTTCAATAAAGAAAAGACAATTGTCAGTTGATGCGAAAAATCTACTCGATTTGCTTTCCATCTCTCTTGAAATAGGAGATATTATCGAAATACAGATTATAGGAAGCAGGAAAGACGAAATCACAAACGCCTTGCTAGCTACTGGTGTATTCGAACGTCTGAATTAA
- a CDS encoding nucleotidyltransferase domain-containing protein produces MVAFKALVGSANYNLATPESDQDYKVFVLPTFDDLYHNYIFTKSNVGSSIDEEYHDIRKLIGLLWKSNVNFMEVLFSIDVIQSDNKLIREAMDQLFKMRDQIAAMNLPYLYKACKGMYVSKAKYIEEGNNATKEFVHLFGYDTKSAMHTYRILDFIERFANNRFTNFKNAITYSHSDREFLLSIKHGAFTKSQILRIIDAKLQIFGELEQTYLKQKPKEDVKEQLEKIIYQLTANVIRNQLVKISNNKDN; encoded by the coding sequence ATGGTTGCTTTTAAAGCGTTAGTAGGATCGGCCAATTATAATCTTGCCACACCAGAGTCAGATCAAGATTATAAGGTTTTTGTTCTTCCTACTTTTGATGATTTATATCATAATTATATTTTTACGAAAAGTAATGTCGGCAGTAGTATAGATGAAGAATATCACGATATTCGTAAGCTTATTGGCTTATTATGGAAATCGAATGTGAACTTTATGGAAGTGCTCTTTTCGATTGATGTGATTCAGAGTGATAACAAATTAATACGTGAAGCAATGGATCAGCTATTTAAGATGAGAGATCAGATTGCTGCGATGAACCTTCCCTACCTTTATAAAGCTTGTAAAGGGATGTATGTAAGTAAGGCGAAGTACATTGAAGAGGGAAATAATGCTACAAAGGAATTTGTCCATCTTTTTGGTTATGATACGAAGTCTGCTATGCATACCTACCGTATACTCGATTTTATTGAACGATTTGCAAACAATCGATTTACAAATTTTAAAAATGCGATAACGTATAGTCATTCAGATAGAGAATTTCTTTTAAGCATCAAACATGGTGCATTCACGAAAAGTCAAATATTGAGAATAATCGATGCGAAGCTGCAAATTTTCGGTGAACTTGAACAGACGTATTTGAAGCAAAAACCAAAGGAAGACGTTAAAGAACAATTGGAGAAAATCATTTATCAGTTAACTGCTAATGTGATACGCAATCAATTGGTGAAAATATCCAATAACAAAGACAACTAA
- a CDS encoding L-lactate MFS transporter yields MKTTKNRWLIALSAIAIHLSIGGAYAYSVYTYPVSNQMGWSATEVTIAFTIMMALAGSSAALFGKFVERNGPRKSAIVAAVLFGIGQAGSGVAIAIGSLPLFLLTYGVASGLGLGIGYISPVSTLVKWFPDRRGLATGMAVLGFGAGSLITAPVAANLMVAIGISNTFYLLGSSYFILMILGASYIAPPQEGWMPASMKKDIASGKKIIKKDLQQLSAKEAVRTRRFWMLWTMMLINTTAGIMMISVASPMAQEVVGLSAAAAATLVGIMGIFNGGGRLGWAAASDYLGRSNVFIIFFSIQVVAFLTLPFITSIILFQIMILLVVSCYGGGFSNLPAFVGDLFGTKQLGAIHGYLLTTWSLGGVFGPMIVSQIRERTDSYIPVFYVFTALILLGFIVSILMKLDIKRSEKELQAKQNQHAIS; encoded by the coding sequence ATGAAGACAACAAAAAACAGATGGCTCATTGCATTGTCTGCAATTGCTATTCACCTTTCCATTGGTGGAGCGTACGCATACAGTGTTTATACGTATCCGGTCAGTAATCAAATGGGATGGTCTGCTACTGAGGTAACAATTGCCTTTACAATTATGATGGCACTTGCTGGTTCATCTGCTGCTTTATTTGGAAAATTTGTAGAACGTAATGGACCAAGGAAATCAGCGATCGTTGCTGCAGTCTTATTTGGAATTGGGCAAGCAGGTTCAGGTGTTGCGATCGCAATCGGATCACTTCCGTTGTTTCTACTTACATACGGCGTTGCTAGCGGGCTTGGACTTGGAATCGGCTATATTTCACCAGTGTCTACATTAGTTAAATGGTTTCCTGACCGAAGAGGATTGGCAACAGGAATGGCCGTGCTAGGCTTTGGTGCAGGTTCATTAATTACCGCACCAGTTGCAGCAAATCTAATGGTAGCAATAGGCATTTCAAATACGTTTTATTTACTAGGTAGCAGTTACTTTATCCTAATGATTCTTGGTGCCTCTTATATTGCTCCTCCTCAAGAAGGTTGGATGCCTGCTTCAATGAAAAAAGATATTGCATCAGGAAAGAAAATAATAAAAAAAGATTTACAACAACTATCTGCTAAAGAAGCTGTTCGAACAAGACGCTTCTGGATGCTTTGGACGATGATGCTCATTAATACAACTGCTGGTATTATGATGATTTCCGTTGCTTCGCCAATGGCTCAAGAAGTAGTTGGATTATCTGCAGCTGCTGCAGCAACATTAGTAGGTATTATGGGGATCTTTAACGGTGGGGGTCGACTTGGCTGGGCCGCTGCATCTGATTATTTAGGGCGTTCAAACGTATTTATCATTTTCTTTTCCATCCAAGTAGTTGCCTTCTTAACACTTCCTTTTATTACAAGCATTATTCTCTTCCAAATTATGATCTTGCTTGTGGTAAGTTGTTATGGCGGAGGATTCTCGAATTTACCTGCTTTTGTTGGAGATCTATTTGGGACAAAACAACTTGGCGCGATACATGGTTACTTACTAACTACTTGGTCGCTTGGCGGTGTGTTTGGACCAATGATTGTTTCACAAATTAGAGAACGAACAGACAGTTACATTCCTGTATTCTACGTTTTCACTGCGTTAATTCTATTAGGTTTCATTGTTTCAATCTTAATGAAGTTAGATATTAAAAGAAGCGAAAAAGAATTACAAGCGAAGCAAAATCAACACGCAATTTCTTAA